A part of Streptomyces sp. NBC_01235 genomic DNA contains:
- a CDS encoding SDR family NAD(P)-dependent oxidoreductase, producing MEDFSGRPGVAFVAGGTGGIGSAIVRTLAARGSAAVFTYRARREAAQALADEVKGAVPLALDLTDEAATARAVTASAEAYGGIHTLVYAAGPHVPMRHLSRVSPAEYRAQLEADAVAFFNLAHPALPVLRRSRGGIVAVTTVATRRFPVRDGLSSGAKGAVEAVARALAAEEGRYGVRVNCVAPGMLTDGIAGRLIDSGELNDEALAVTRRNIPLRRFGEAADIAEAVSFLASDRAGFITGQSLGVDGGYSV from the coding sequence ATGGAGGACTTCTCGGGTCGGCCCGGTGTCGCGTTCGTCGCGGGGGGAACGGGCGGCATCGGCTCCGCGATCGTACGGACGCTGGCGGCACGCGGCAGCGCGGCGGTGTTCACCTACCGGGCCCGGCGGGAGGCGGCGCAGGCCCTCGCCGACGAGGTGAAGGGAGCCGTGCCGCTCGCGCTGGACCTGACCGACGAGGCGGCCACGGCCCGGGCGGTGACCGCGAGCGCCGAGGCGTACGGCGGCATCCACACACTCGTGTACGCGGCCGGTCCGCATGTGCCGATGCGGCATCTGAGCCGGGTGTCGCCTGCCGAGTACCGGGCCCAACTCGAGGCGGACGCCGTGGCGTTCTTCAACCTCGCGCATCCCGCGCTGCCCGTCCTGCGCCGGAGCCGGGGCGGCATCGTCGCGGTCACCACCGTCGCCACCCGGCGCTTCCCGGTGCGCGACGGGCTCTCCTCGGGCGCGAAGGGAGCCGTCGAGGCGGTCGCCCGCGCCCTGGCCGCCGAGGAGGGACGCTACGGGGTCCGCGTCAACTGTGTCGCGCCCGGCATGCTCACCGACGGCATCGCGGGCCGGCTGATCGATTCGGGCGAGCTGAACGACGAGGCCCTCGCCGTCACCCGGCGCAACATCCCGCTGCGCCGGTTCGGGGAGGCGGCGGACATCGCGGAAGCGGTGTCCTTCCTCGCCTCGGACCGGGCCGGGTTCATCACGGGACAGTCGCTGGGGGTGGACGGCGGCTACAGCGTGTGA
- a CDS encoding acyl-CoA dehydrogenase family protein, translated as METEEFLLVRELLRSFATRHRMGSADDVKPTARTAAQEALAEPGLNGLRATARPVATVRECALLAEEHGAQPLTTSLMGTILLAPELIRLVGGQVLDGTPTIALAPDLRFPSADPGDRRAGLTLLVVEDGMPGFTRGRVLDKLGIKTQDTVEPAFDDVRVPVANRLGEEGAAFGYLGHNLPQERITVAVGSVAQTRAALDTTIGYVKERKAFGRTVASFQNTKFELASVAAELEAAQTMLDRAVLELVDGRLSGADAAKVKLFCTETQARAVDRCLQLFGGYGYMLEYPIARLYADARITRIYAGTSEVMKVVIAKSLGL; from the coding sequence GTGGAGACAGAGGAGTTCCTGCTGGTCCGCGAGCTGCTGCGGTCCTTCGCGACACGGCACCGGATGGGCTCGGCCGACGACGTGAAACCCACGGCCCGCACGGCGGCGCAGGAGGCGCTCGCCGAACCGGGCCTTAACGGACTGCGCGCCACGGCGCGGCCGGTCGCCACCGTCCGGGAGTGCGCGCTGCTCGCCGAGGAGCACGGCGCCCAGCCGCTGACCACGTCCCTGATGGGTACGATCCTGCTGGCGCCCGAGCTGATCCGCCTGGTGGGCGGGCAGGTCCTGGACGGCACACCCACGATCGCCCTCGCGCCCGACCTGCGCTTCCCTTCCGCCGACCCCGGCGACCGGCGCGCGGGCCTCACCCTGCTGGTGGTGGAGGACGGCATGCCCGGGTTCACGCGCGGCAGGGTGCTGGACAAGTTGGGCATCAAGACGCAGGACACCGTGGAGCCGGCCTTCGACGACGTACGGGTGCCGGTCGCCAACCGGCTCGGCGAGGAGGGTGCCGCCTTCGGCTACCTGGGCCACAACCTGCCGCAGGAACGGATCACCGTCGCGGTGGGGTCGGTGGCGCAGACGCGGGCGGCGCTCGACACGACGATCGGGTACGTGAAGGAGCGGAAGGCGTTCGGGCGGACGGTCGCCTCCTTCCAGAACACGAAGTTCGAACTGGCCTCCGTGGCAGCGGAGTTGGAAGCGGCTCAGACCATGCTCGACCGCGCCGTCCTCGAACTCGTCGACGGGCGGCTGTCCGGCGCCGACGCGGCGAAGGTCAAACTCTTCTGCACCGAGACCCAGGCCCGCGCCGTCGACCGGTGTCTTCAACTCTTCGGCGGATACGGCTACATGCTGGAGTACCCGATCGCCCGGCTGTACGCGGACGCGCGCATCACCCGTATCTACGCCGGGACGAGCGAGGTCATGAAGGTCGTCATCGCCAAGTCCTTGGGGTTGTGA
- a CDS encoding enoyl-CoA hydratase/isomerase family protein, whose protein sequence is MSEVRPVLTVAADGDIRIVTLNRPDRLNGVSADLHRRLSEVWRELAEDTGARAVVLTGAGRAFSAGGDFDHLRRHHTDPELRERSIRLDRTIQTELIRFPLPVVAAVNGPAVGLGCSLALGCDLVLMAEDACLADPHVSVGLVAGDGGVTLWPLLTSLLRVKEYLFTGDRIPAATAVELGLANRVVASDRLMDEALALARRLAAQPAEALRATKAALAAVVEQVSRGGMEAALLAERATMTSPDHIRIVEELASRAGRRSARRAANEED, encoded by the coding sequence ATGAGCGAGGTGCGTCCCGTACTGACCGTGGCTGCCGACGGCGACATCCGTATCGTCACGCTGAACCGCCCCGACCGACTGAACGGCGTCTCCGCGGACCTGCACCGCAGGCTCTCCGAGGTGTGGCGCGAGCTCGCGGAGGACACCGGGGCGCGGGCCGTCGTCCTCACCGGCGCGGGCCGGGCGTTCAGCGCGGGCGGCGACTTCGATCACCTGCGCCGCCACCACACCGATCCGGAGCTGCGGGAGCGGTCGATCCGCCTGGACCGGACCATCCAGACCGAGCTGATCCGCTTCCCGCTGCCGGTCGTCGCGGCGGTCAACGGACCGGCGGTGGGCCTGGGTTGCTCCCTGGCGCTGGGCTGCGACCTGGTGCTGATGGCCGAGGACGCCTGTCTGGCCGACCCGCATGTGTCGGTCGGCCTGGTCGCGGGCGACGGCGGGGTGACCCTGTGGCCGCTGCTGACCAGCCTGCTGCGGGTGAAGGAGTACCTCTTCACCGGGGACCGTATCCCGGCCGCGACAGCGGTCGAACTGGGGCTGGCCAACCGGGTGGTGGCGAGCGATCGTCTGATGGACGAGGCGCTGGCCCTGGCCCGCCGGCTCGCCGCGCAGCCCGCCGAGGCCCTGCGCGCGACGAAGGCGGCACTGGCCGCGGTGGTCGAGCAGGTCTCGCGCGGCGGCATGGAGGCCGCGCTGCTGGCGGAGCGGGCCACGATGACGAGCCCGGACCACATCCGCATCGTCGAGGAGCTCGCCTCCCGGGCCGGCCGCCGGAGCGCCCGCCGGGCGGCAAACGAGGAGGACTGA
- a CDS encoding FadR/GntR family transcriptional regulator: protein MPRSEQPAPRFETLTVPKASDVLAAEVRERILSGEFGEGTALPAERQLVEQTGLSRATVREALRILEVEGLLEIRPGRGGGAFVHRPGRESLANTVQLVIRGQRIRLEALHETREAIEPACAALAARRRTDRDLAELDAAHAELVGAGEDVQRFLRANVRWHTVVAQAGGNELLIGFLSALSRSIHAATNLERFMDADIRELTARAHARITDAIRAGDEAAAARRMTRHVCGFAQAAAEVDHRTSI from the coding sequence GTGCCGCGCTCCGAGCAGCCCGCCCCCCGTTTCGAGACGCTGACCGTCCCGAAGGCGTCGGACGTGCTCGCGGCAGAGGTGCGGGAGAGGATCCTGTCCGGGGAGTTCGGTGAGGGTACGGCGCTCCCTGCGGAGCGGCAGCTGGTGGAGCAGACGGGTCTGAGCCGGGCGACCGTGCGGGAGGCGCTGCGCATTCTGGAGGTCGAGGGGCTGCTGGAGATCCGGCCGGGGCGCGGGGGCGGGGCCTTCGTGCACCGGCCGGGGCGGGAGTCCCTGGCGAACACCGTGCAGCTGGTGATCCGGGGACAGCGCATCCGTCTGGAGGCGCTGCACGAGACGCGCGAGGCGATCGAACCGGCGTGCGCCGCACTGGCGGCGCGGCGCCGCACCGACCGGGATCTGGCGGAACTCGACGCGGCCCACGCGGAGTTGGTCGGGGCAGGTGAGGACGTCCAGCGGTTCCTGCGCGCCAACGTGCGCTGGCACACGGTGGTGGCGCAGGCAGGCGGAAACGAGCTGCTCATCGGTTTCCTGAGCGCGCTCTCCCGGTCGATCCACGCGGCCACGAACCTGGAGCGGTTCATGGACGCCGACATCCGTGAGCTGACCGCTCGCGCCCACGCCCGGATCACCGACGCGATCAGAGCCGGCGACGAGGCGGCGGCCGCACGGCGGATGACTCGTCATGTGTGCGGTTTCGCGCAGGCGGCGGCCGAGGTGGATCACCGCACGTCGATCTGA
- a CDS encoding SDR family oxidoreductase, with translation MTETIRANEKFAPRMPARIPLGRRPEPAEVAAAFVFLASEAASFVTGRCCRWTAAW, from the coding sequence ATGACCGAGACCATCCGCGCGAACGAGAAGTTCGCACCGCGGATGCCGGCCCGGATCCCGCTCGGACGCCGGCCGGAGCCTGCGGAGGTCGCGGCGGCGTTCGTGTTCCTGGCCTCCGAGGCGGCGTCCTTCGTCACGGGCAGATGCTGCCGGTGGACGGCGGCATGGTGA
- a CDS encoding SDR family NAD(P)-dependent oxidoreductase — translation MAEALARAALPFLPEDGRGRIINVTSSAGLVGTLGQVDHSAAKAGIVGLTESLAANRPAGTSSSALSPRRPRPR, via the coding sequence GTGGCCGAGGCGCTCGCGCGGGCGGCGCTGCCGTTCCTGCCGGAGGACGGCCGGGGCAGGATCATCAACGTCACGTCGTCCGCCGGCCTGGTCGGCACGCTCGGCCAGGTCGACCACTCGGCCGCGAAGGCGGGGATCGTCGGCCTGACCGAGTCCCTGGCCGCGAACCGGCCCGCAGGAACATCCTCGTCAGCGCTCTCGCCCCGCCGGCCGCGACCACGATGA
- a CDS encoding acyl-CoA dehydrogenase family protein: protein MDFELTEDQNTIRKAVAGLLKDFDDRYWMEKDRDRAFPEEFYAAVAGGGWLGVTIPEAYGGHGLGITEAALLLEEVARSGGGMNAASAIHMSIFGMHPVVVHGCEELKRRTLPRIATGDLHVCFGVTEPGAGLDTTSITTYARREGDHYVVSGRKVWISKALESEKILLLTRTSRLDEVDRRTDGMTLFLTDLDRDHVDIRPIPKMGRNAVTSNELFIDDLRVPVEDRVGEEGQGFRYLLDGLNPERMLIAAEALGIGRVALERAVRYGRDRVVFGRPIGMNQGVQFPLADALARLDAAELVLRKATWLYDNGRPCGREANTAKYLCADAGFTAADRALQTHGGMGYSEEYPVARLFREARLMRIAPVSQEMVLNYLGSHTLGLPRSY, encoded by the coding sequence GTGGACTTCGAGCTGACCGAGGACCAGAACACGATCCGCAAGGCCGTCGCCGGGCTCCTGAAGGACTTCGACGACCGGTACTGGATGGAGAAGGACCGCGACCGCGCGTTCCCCGAGGAGTTCTACGCCGCCGTCGCGGGCGGCGGCTGGCTGGGCGTCACGATCCCCGAGGCGTACGGCGGCCACGGCCTCGGCATCACCGAGGCCGCGCTGCTGCTGGAGGAGGTCGCGCGCTCCGGCGGCGGGATGAACGCCGCCAGCGCGATCCACATGTCGATCTTCGGTATGCATCCGGTGGTGGTGCACGGTTGCGAGGAGCTCAAGCGGCGCACCCTGCCGCGCATCGCCACCGGCGACCTGCACGTGTGCTTCGGTGTGACCGAGCCCGGCGCCGGACTCGACACCACGAGCATCACGACGTACGCGCGCCGGGAGGGCGACCACTACGTGGTCAGCGGGCGCAAGGTGTGGATCTCCAAGGCGCTGGAGTCGGAGAAGATCCTGCTGCTGACCCGGACGTCCAGGCTCGACGAGGTGGACAGGCGCACCGACGGGATGACGCTGTTCCTCACCGACCTGGACCGCGACCACGTCGACATCCGGCCCATCCCGAAGATGGGCCGCAACGCCGTCACCTCGAACGAGTTGTTCATCGACGACCTGCGGGTCCCCGTCGAGGACCGGGTCGGCGAGGAGGGGCAGGGGTTCCGGTATCTGCTCGACGGGCTCAACCCGGAACGCATGCTGATCGCGGCGGAGGCACTCGGCATCGGGCGCGTCGCGCTGGAGCGGGCCGTGCGGTACGGCCGCGACCGGGTGGTGTTCGGACGGCCCATCGGGATGAACCAGGGCGTGCAGTTCCCGCTGGCCGACGCGCTCGCCCGGCTGGACGCGGCCGAGCTGGTGCTGCGCAAGGCGACCTGGCTGTACGACAACGGCCGGCCCTGCGGGCGGGAGGCGAACACCGCCAAGTACCTGTGCGCGGACGCCGGGTTCACCGCAGCCGACCGGGCCCTGCAGACCCACGGCGGCATGGGCTACTCCGAGGAGTACCCCGTGGCCCGCCTCTTCCGCGAGGCCCGGCTGATGCGGATCGCGCCGGTCAGCCAGGAGATGGTCCTGAACTACCTGGGTTCACACACACTGGGACTGCCGAGGAGTTACTGA
- a CDS encoding serine hydrolase domain-containing protein, with the protein MTRTRTALLCAAALLATSFQTVAASAVPEGHDQACAATRKPKGQARQVLDIVRRAKKDLDLKAALVKVTVDGRELVTGAVGESLTDVPATPAMHFRTGSVGIAFMGTVLLQLVDEGKADLDDPVSRWLPDLPHGDEITLRMLGDSTSGLHDYVTDPVFLKKLYADPWQHWTPEEVVGISLSHPLWYEPGTNWSYSHANFVLLGRALEKITGTPLDRLLWKRVMDPLGLRNTRNNDTALIPPPVLHAYDDERGTYEESTYFNPSWTTAPGAVLTQDICDLARSGQAVGSGELLSPAAFRTQLNPGTVGLGHPTDTCPATVCLPMTKAFHFGVGVVVKNGWVVQNPSFFGYAAVMAYEPHERLSIAVSTTVGPNAPAGNTSQTIVERIAALLDPDHPLAG; encoded by the coding sequence ATGACGCGTACCCGTACGGCGCTGCTGTGCGCCGCCGCCCTCCTCGCCACGAGCTTCCAGACGGTGGCGGCGAGCGCGGTCCCCGAAGGCCACGACCAGGCGTGCGCCGCCACCCGGAAACCCAAGGGGCAGGCCCGCCAGGTCCTCGACATCGTCCGCCGGGCCAAGAAGGACCTCGATCTCAAGGCCGCCCTCGTCAAGGTCACCGTCGACGGGCGTGAACTCGTCACCGGCGCGGTCGGCGAGTCGCTCACGGACGTGCCCGCCACCCCCGCCATGCACTTCCGCACCGGTTCGGTCGGCATCGCCTTCATGGGCACCGTCCTGCTCCAACTGGTCGACGAGGGCAAGGCGGACCTCGACGACCCCGTCTCGCGCTGGCTGCCCGACCTGCCGCACGGCGACGAGATCACCCTGCGCATGCTCGGCGACTCGACCTCGGGCCTGCACGACTACGTCACCGACCCGGTCTTCCTGAAGAAGCTCTACGCCGACCCGTGGCAGCACTGGACACCGGAGGAGGTCGTCGGGATCTCCCTGAGCCACCCCCTCTGGTACGAGCCCGGCACCAACTGGAGCTACTCGCACGCCAACTTCGTCCTCCTGGGCCGCGCCCTGGAGAAGATCACCGGCACCCCGCTCGACCGCCTCCTGTGGAAGCGGGTCATGGATCCGCTCGGCCTGCGCAACACGCGCAACAACGACACCGCGCTCATCCCGCCGCCCGTCCTGCACGCCTACGACGACGAACGCGGCACCTACGAGGAGTCCACCTACTTCAACCCGTCCTGGACCACGGCCCCCGGCGCGGTCCTGACCCAGGACATCTGCGACCTCGCCCGCTCCGGGCAGGCCGTCGGCTCGGGCGAACTGCTCTCACCGGCCGCCTTCCGCACGCAGCTGAACCCGGGCACGGTCGGCCTGGGGCACCCGACGGACACCTGTCCCGCCACCGTCTGCCTGCCGATGACCAAGGCCTTCCACTTCGGCGTCGGCGTCGTCGTCAAGAACGGCTGGGTGGTGCAGAACCCGTCCTTCTTCGGCTACGCGGCCGTGATGGCGTACGAGCCGCACGAGCGTCTGTCCATCGCGGTCTCGACGACCGTGGGCCCGAACGCCCCTGCCGGCAACACCTCTCAGACGATCGTCGAGCGGATCGCGGCCCTGCTGGACCCCGACCACCCGCTCGCGGGCTGA
- a CDS encoding DUF1905 domain-containing protein, giving the protein MELAFTGRVIEWRGPAPYYFVRVPGQEAADIQEVAAMATYGWGVIPVEARIGETVFETSLFPKDGGYLLPLKVAVRRPQGLTEGDDVTVRMAVRLSA; this is encoded by the coding sequence ATGGAGCTCGCCTTCACCGGCCGGGTGATCGAATGGCGCGGGCCGGCGCCCTACTACTTCGTCCGGGTACCGGGCCAGGAAGCCGCCGACATCCAGGAGGTGGCCGCGATGGCCACGTACGGCTGGGGCGTGATCCCGGTGGAGGCCCGGATCGGCGAGACCGTGTTCGAGACGTCCCTCTTCCCGAAGGACGGCGGCTACCTGCTGCCGCTCAAGGTCGCCGTGCGGAGGCCGCAGGGCCTGACCGAAGGGGACGACGTGACCGTGCGGATGGCCGTGCGGCTGTCCGCCTGA
- a CDS encoding TetR/AcrR family transcriptional regulator, translating to MVQATAGPDGGTPLRRTPRQARSRARLALVLEAAERILVGEGVEALTTTRVAAEAKVSVGSLYQYLPDRGAIIEALAAGYFARLEAVMDDLVRTAPRERWDDPVGVLIDTYADVYRTEHGFRALWFGSGLTERTRAADREHKRRMADGIRRVLLALGVAGDDEALARACHAAILAADALAQEAFRRAPEGDTDLLEEAKAMLRGYLTDVVARYRHDDGPRYDGKALG from the coding sequence TTGGTCCAGGCGACCGCGGGCCCCGACGGCGGCACTCCCCTGCGCCGCACTCCCCGGCAGGCGCGCAGCAGGGCACGTCTGGCACTGGTGCTGGAGGCCGCCGAGCGCATCCTGGTCGGCGAGGGCGTCGAGGCGCTCACCACGACGCGGGTCGCGGCCGAGGCGAAGGTGTCGGTCGGGTCGCTGTACCAGTACCTCCCCGACCGCGGCGCGATCATCGAGGCACTGGCGGCGGGCTACTTCGCCCGCCTGGAAGCCGTCATGGACGACCTGGTGCGGACCGCGCCCCGGGAGCGGTGGGACGATCCCGTGGGCGTCCTGATCGACACGTACGCCGACGTCTACCGCACCGAACACGGCTTCCGTGCCCTGTGGTTCGGCAGCGGACTGACCGAGCGGACCCGGGCGGCGGACCGCGAGCACAAGCGCCGGATGGCCGACGGGATCCGCCGGGTCCTGCTCGCGCTGGGCGTCGCGGGCGACGACGAGGCACTCGCGCGGGCCTGCCACGCCGCGATCCTGGCCGCCGACGCACTCGCGCAGGAGGCCTTCCGCCGCGCCCCGGAGGGCGACACGGACCTCCTCGAGGAGGCCAAGGCCATGCTGCGTGGTTACCTGACGGACGTCGTGGCTCGCTACCGGCATGACGACGGCCCTCGGTACGACGGTAAGGCCCTAGGCTGA
- a CDS encoding class II aldolase/adducin family protein — translation MTASSSALSQERAAVADACRRLGAAGLLIGTAGNVSMRVEDRVAITATGAVLARLTPDQVTVVDLDGDVVAGTLRPTSELELHLGVYRRYGTGAVVHTHAPMATAVSCVIDELPCIHYQLLALGGTVRVAPYATFGTRELAESVLAALDGRSAALMANHGALTHATTLDKAVENALLLEWACGVYQRAAAMGRPRFLDDQQQLAVIEAAIARDYGSTHPVPPVPPAQEEEPMKGENR, via the coding sequence ATGACCGCCTCAAGCTCGGCGCTGAGTCAGGAGCGGGCCGCCGTGGCGGACGCCTGCCGGCGCCTGGGGGCCGCAGGCCTCCTCATCGGCACGGCCGGGAACGTGAGCATGCGCGTCGAGGACCGGGTCGCGATCACCGCGACCGGAGCGGTCCTCGCCCGGCTCACCCCGGACCAGGTGACCGTGGTCGACCTCGACGGAGACGTCGTGGCCGGAACCCTGCGGCCGACCTCGGAACTGGAACTCCACCTCGGCGTCTACCGCCGCTACGGCACCGGCGCGGTCGTCCACACGCACGCTCCGATGGCCACCGCCGTCTCCTGCGTCATCGACGAACTTCCCTGTATCCACTATCAGTTGCTCGCCCTCGGCGGCACGGTGCGGGTCGCGCCGTACGCCACCTTCGGCACCCGCGAACTCGCCGAGTCGGTACTCGCCGCGCTGGACGGCCGCAGCGCCGCCCTGATGGCGAACCATGGCGCGCTCACCCACGCGACGACCCTCGACAAGGCCGTGGAGAACGCCCTGCTCCTCGAATGGGCCTGCGGGGTCTACCAGCGCGCGGCCGCCATGGGCCGCCCCCGCTTCCTCGACGACCAGCAGCAGCTCGCGGTGATCGAGGCGGCGATCGCCCGCGACTACGGCAGCACCCACCCCGTACCGCCTGTACCACCCGCGCAGGAGGAAGAGCCGATGAAGGGGGAGAACCGATGA
- a CDS encoding carbohydrate kinase family protein, translating into MKVFTMGVHVLDVLVRPVEEIPEGQGATLVEDIRMTAAGTAGGTALTLAKLGAQVRSAGAIGSDPTGDMLVQLLERAGIDTEFLVRRTDTATSASVLPIRPNGDRPSLHLLGANITYGLDDVPWDALAEATHLHLGGPELIGVDVATRILSYVKEHGVVTSVDLLAPGVLGSFEQIEAALPYIDHLLPNEDQVLGFTGEDDLLTGARKLLDAGAGVVAVTRGGEGALVVTADGAEPVPAFVVDVVDTTGCGDAFSAGYLRGVGLGRAPSDAAVLGSAAAALVAQGLGSDHGDFDLTAADTFAATAKPRT; encoded by the coding sequence ATGAAGGTCTTCACGATGGGCGTGCACGTGCTGGACGTACTGGTGCGGCCCGTGGAGGAGATACCCGAGGGGCAGGGGGCGACGCTCGTCGAGGACATTCGGATGACCGCCGCCGGGACCGCCGGCGGCACCGCCCTCACCCTCGCCAAGCTGGGCGCCCAGGTGCGCAGCGCCGGCGCCATCGGCTCCGACCCGACGGGCGACATGCTGGTGCAACTGCTCGAAAGGGCAGGCATCGACACCGAGTTCCTCGTCCGCCGCACCGACACCGCCACCTCCGCGAGCGTCCTGCCGATCCGGCCCAACGGCGACCGCCCCTCGCTGCACCTCCTCGGGGCGAACATCACCTACGGCCTCGACGACGTCCCCTGGGACGCCCTCGCCGAGGCCACCCACCTGCACCTGGGCGGACCGGAGTTGATCGGCGTCGACGTCGCGACGCGCATCCTGTCGTACGTCAAGGAACACGGTGTCGTCACCTCCGTGGACCTGCTCGCCCCCGGCGTCCTCGGCAGCTTCGAGCAGATCGAGGCGGCTCTGCCGTACATCGACCATCTGCTGCCCAACGAGGACCAGGTGCTCGGCTTCACCGGCGAGGACGACCTGCTGACGGGCGCGCGCAAGCTCCTGGACGCCGGGGCGGGCGTCGTCGCCGTCACGCGCGGCGGCGAGGGCGCGCTCGTGGTGACGGCCGACGGCGCGGAACCGGTTCCCGCCTTCGTCGTCGACGTCGTCGACACCACCGGGTGCGGCGACGCGTTCTCGGCGGGCTACCTGCGGGGCGTCGGTCTGGGCCGGGCGCCGAGCGACGCCGCCGTTCTCGGCAGCGCCGCCGCCGCTCTCGTCGCGCAGGGGCTCGGCAGCGACCACGGCGACTTCGACCTCACGGCCGCCGACACCTTCGCCGCAACGGCCAAGCCCCGCACATGA
- a CDS encoding S-(hydroxymethyl)mycothiol dehydrogenase — protein MTQEVRGVVAPGKDEPVRVETIVIPDPGPGEAVVRIQACGVCHTDLHYKQGGINDEFPFLLGHEAAGVVESVGDGVTDVAPGDFVILNWRAVCGQCRACLRGRPWYCFDTHNAKQRMTLASTGQELSPALGIGAFAEKTLVAAGQCTKVDASVSAAVAGLLGCGVMAGIGAAINTGNVGRGDTVAVIGCGGVGDAAIAGSNLAGAAKIIAVDIDDRKLETARSMGATHTVNSRESDPVEAIRELTGGFGADVVIEAVGRPETYRQAFYARDLAGTVVLVGVPTPEMKLELPLLDVFGRGGALKSSWYGDCLPSRDFPMLIDLHLQGRLDLEAFVTETIRLDEVEKAFERMHHGDVLRSVVLL, from the coding sequence ATGACACAGGAAGTTCGCGGTGTCGTCGCACCGGGCAAGGACGAGCCGGTGCGGGTGGAGACGATCGTGATCCCCGATCCCGGGCCCGGTGAGGCGGTGGTGAGGATCCAGGCCTGCGGGGTCTGTCACACCGACCTGCACTACAAGCAGGGCGGGATCAACGACGAGTTTCCGTTCCTGCTGGGGCATGAGGCGGCGGGTGTGGTGGAGTCCGTCGGGGACGGCGTCACGGACGTGGCGCCCGGGGACTTCGTGATCCTGAACTGGCGTGCGGTGTGCGGGCAGTGCCGGGCGTGTCTGCGGGGGCGGCCCTGGTACTGCTTCGACACCCACAACGCCAAGCAGAGGATGACCCTCGCCTCGACGGGCCAGGAGCTGTCCCCGGCCCTGGGTATCGGGGCGTTCGCGGAGAAGACGCTGGTGGCGGCGGGTCAGTGCACGAAGGTCGACGCGTCGGTGTCGGCCGCGGTGGCGGGGCTGCTGGGCTGTGGCGTGATGGCGGGGATCGGGGCGGCGATCAACACCGGCAACGTCGGCCGGGGTGACACGGTGGCGGTCATCGGGTGTGGCGGGGTGGGGGACGCGGCGATCGCGGGGTCGAACCTGGCGGGTGCGGCGAAGATCATCGCGGTGGACATCGACGACCGCAAGCTGGAGACGGCCCGCTCGATGGGTGCCACGCACACGGTCAACTCGCGCGAGTCGGACCCGGTGGAGGCGATCCGCGAGCTGACCGGCGGGTTCGGTGCCGATGTCGTGATCGAGGCGGTCGGCCGCCCGGAGACGTACCGGCAGGCGTTCTACGCCCGTGACCTGGCCGGGACGGTGGTCCTGGTGGGGGTGCCGACCCCGGAGATGAAGCTGGAACTGCCGCTGCTGGACGTCTTCGGACGGGGCGGGGCGCTGAAGTCGTCCTGGTACGGCGACTGTCTGCCCTCGCGTGACTTCCCGATGCTGATCGACCTGCATCTGCAGGGCCGCCTGGACCTGGAGGCGTTCGTCACCGAGACCATCCGACTGGACGAGGTGGAGAAGGCGTTCGAGCGGATGCACCACGGAGACGTCCTGCGCTCCGTGGTGCTCCTGTGA